Genomic DNA from Triticum dicoccoides isolate Atlit2015 ecotype Zavitan chromosome 4B, WEW_v2.0, whole genome shotgun sequence:
ATTTCTCCACTCCCCGAAGCTATGGAGCTCGGTTTGAGCCGCTCTGTGAAAATGAGCTGCAGCCTGCTCCGCTCCGGGAGCGGAGAGGAACCGAACAGGTACATAGTCCTTGAACTTCCGTGGAGTAGTTCACGTTCAGTGCAATGTGGAAACACAAAAGTTTTTTTAGAACAGAGGCGCTTGCCCggccttagagcaactctagcagaccccgcatctgccccgacccgcaaaataaccgccaaaatgtgGGTATGAGCCGGAAAGTCTGCCCGCCccgaccccgcatcccgccccgacCCGCAAAATTTTTTAGGGGCGCGACAAATTTCCAGACCCAACCCGGGAAAACACGAGTTTCCCCCTCGCGGCTACGGTGCCTTGCATCACAGAGAAgcagttggcgggagggacatttcagcccgcgctcttttcccccttccttccgcTGCCGCCCGCCCTTGCTTCCGCCCGCCCGCCGCCGGTGATTTCGGCCATATCTGCGGGCGGAACCGCTCCGCGGGGCCGCCCCACACCCTCCCGTGCCGATCCGCTGCACCGCCCCTCCGGATCCGGCGAGAAGAGCTTGCCCCTAGTCGTCGCCGCCGCTGGGATCGACCACCGCCGAGCTCAacaccctcgtcgccgccccctggATCATTCACCACCGGTTAGTCCCTTTTTTGTGATTTTCGCGATCTGTGTAGTAGATTGAAGCGCCGGCGTGCGTGCGTGTAGATGAAGTTGACCCCGTGCGAGAAGTTCTTGCTATCCGATTCGTCCGATTCGGACAACTCGGACGTGGAGACCATGCTTGCGACCTTTCGGCAGCAAACATTGGTCATGGCGCTTGCCGTGAAGGAGCATGAAGACGAGTACCGAAAGAGGAGGCGAGGTTCTACTGTCGGGCGTCTGTGCATTCTGCGGAATCGCCATATTGGaaacgagatgttgatgcaagattATTTTTCGGAGAATCCAACATATCCTGGACACCTCTTCCGCAGAAGGTACCAAATGCGCCGATCCCTTTTTGTGAAAATTGTTGAAGCTTGCGAGATACCGATTATTGTTTTATGTTTGATTTGAATAATTCAGTTTGTTTTCGATTGTTGAATGATGTTGGATTTGAGATTTGCGGGCTGATGATTTGCAGGGATGCAGCGGCGCAAAGAGCAGAACCCGcatagccgacccgtaaaaaagcatatttcgcgaatatacttttttacgggtCCGTTTAGGGGGTCTGCATCTGTGCTAGCCCTCGCCGGCCCGCAAAAACGATTTTGCGCGAACTGCAAACGTGTTTTGCGGGCCGGCGTTTTGCaggatctgctagagttgctcttagaatGAGGCCCTTACGAGTACAAACGCTCTGAGCACAACTAGAAAGCGAAAGCGAAACAAGCAAGCCTTAGCGAAAAAAAGGGATACAAGCCCGTAGGTGGATACATAGCGTCGCAGCGCTAGTCCAGATCAGGGTCCAACGATCGCTCTCAAGGTAGCATGGGTGCCTTCCCGATGTCGGGCAAAGTTGCTCTATGAAGCGCGTCGAAGCTCAGTACACTTTGCCCGCACCCTTTTGACGAGATCCTCCACGAGTCCTTTGTCCCGTCGCTTTGCCAAGCTTCCATAGCTTGCAGTCTTCAGTTCTTTTTTTTTAGAATAAAAGTCTTCAGTTCTGAAGTTGACTTCTGAGATATCTTGCCTAAAGCACAGGAGAGTAGAATAACAGAGTTTCCAACGAAATGGGTCCAGAAGTTGTAGCAGAGCGCTTTCCTCCGAGAATTCGTGCTCTTTGTGACCTAATCTCCTAATGATACTACATTGGAACAGGTGACTTCAACCACTCAACTTTGCCTCTATACATCATCACGTACCACTCCATTGCCAGGCTGCCTATAAAAGGCCTCCACCACCCAGAGAACAAGCACAAACACAAACACAACAAGCCCTGACCCCATACACATAAACTTCTGGGGAGACCACGAAATCCCATACCCAGCAGCCATGGAACTCCTCTCCTACGCTGCCATGTGCCTCTCGCTGGCGTTTCTTCTCCATTCCTACGCCGCGGCGACGGCGCCAATCGGCATGCTTGAGCGGGAGACCAAGCAGCAAATCATAGCGAGCATCCCGCCGCACGGGCAGGAGAACCCCGTGCTATTCCTAATGTCGCCGTCCGGCAAGTACGCGGCGCACTTCATGCGCAGCGATACCGCGCCGGGCGCGGGCGGCCTCGGAGCCGACTTCTGCTACGTGGAGATCCTCGAGACCACCGAGCCGGGCGCGGAGGGGCGGAGCGTGTGGGAGTCGGAGTGCTTGGCGGTGAGCACCATCAACACGTGCGCGCTCGTGTTCTCGTGGAAAGGGCTGGAGGTGTTCGACGGGAGCAACTCTGTGTGGCACACGCACGACACGGAGTCGGACGACAACAACTTCCTCAAGACCCTGCAGCTGGTTGACGAGGGTGACATGCGCATCCTCGACAAGGGCGGCGAGCTCGCGTGGAAGGCCAGCGACGAGCCACGCGCGGCGCAACACTGCGGGATGCCCGGCTCGCCCGGCCTGGTCTCGGCAATGCCGCCCTTCGCGGAGCCGGCTGGGCACGGAAGCAGCAACCTGCCATTTGGACAGGAACCAGAAGGTAATGGCAATGCCGGTGTAGCACAGCCCGTGCTGCCGCTGCCGGAAGCGGCAGGGTCCGGTGGTGTCGCTGGGCAGGGGCAGGCCGTGGAGGACGTGGGGCAGACGATTGGGTTTGGCAGCCAGCCATTGGTGGACAACAGCCCATACGACAGTGGTGCACAGAAGCATGGATGGAGCTTGCTAGGAATCGGAGTTGCACTGGGTGTCAGCTCTGCCACTGTCATGGCCCTCGGTATCTGATTTGTGTACATGCGCTTGTGCAGCGGCGTGATGGCTTTGGAGATTTCTCGAATTTCTTATTATTTCTGGCGCAATAAGCCAGGGATGTGTTGTGTGGACTCCTGACCAGCCGTGGCGCCTTTTCTTGGCGTGGGCCTGCTGGTAGGATTGCATTGTATCTTGAGACCACGAAGTGTAATTTTTCGATTGTTCAAGTTTGCTCGTCTAGACTATCAAACCTTGCTGTGCTCTCTTCTTCTTTCTAATAAAC
This window encodes:
- the LOC119291008 gene encoding uncharacterized protein LOC119291008; translation: MELLSYAAMCLSLAFLLHSYAAATAPIGMLERETKQQIIASIPPHGQENPVLFLMSPSGKYAAHFMRSDTAPGAGGLGADFCYVEILETTEPGAEGRSVWESECLAVSTINTCALVFSWKGLEVFDGSNSVWHTHDTESDDNNFLKTLQLVDEGDMRILDKGGELAWKASDEPRAAQHCGMPGSPGLVSAMPPFAEPAGHGSSNLPFGQEPEGNGNAGVAQPVLPLPEAAGSGGVAGQGQAVEDVGQTIGFGSQPLVDNSPYDSGAQKHGWSLLGIGVALGVSSATVMALGI